One region of Bubalus kerabau isolate K-KA32 ecotype Philippines breed swamp buffalo chromosome 6, PCC_UOA_SB_1v2, whole genome shotgun sequence genomic DNA includes:
- the SEMA6C gene encoding semaphorin-6C isoform X1, with amino-acid sequence MPRAPHFMPLLLLLLLLSIPHTQAAFPQDPLPLLTSDLHGISPLSWFRGLEDDAVVAELGLDFQRFLTLNRTLLVAARDHVFSFDLQAQEEGEGLVPNKYLTWRSQDMENCAVRGKLTDECYNYIRVLVPWDSQTLLACGTNSFSPVCRSYGITSLQQEGEELSGQARCPFDATQSNVAVFAEGSLYSATAADFQASDAVVYRSLGPQPALRSAKYDSKWLREPHFVHALEHGDHVYFFFREVSVEDARLGRVQFSRVARVCKRDVGGSPRALDRHWTSFLKLRLNCSVPGDSTFYFDVLQALTGPVNLYGRSALFGVFTTQTNSIPGSAVCAFYLDDIERGFEGKFKEQRSLDGAWTPVSEDRVPSPRPGSCAGVGVAALFPSSRDLPDDVLTFIKAHPLLDPAVPPATHQPLLTLTSRALLTQVAVDGMAGPYSNTTVLFLGSNDGTVLKVLPPGGQSGGSEPILLEEIDAYSPSRCSGKRAAQTARRVIGLELDTEGHRLFVAFSGCIIYLPLSRCARHGACRRSCLASQDPYCGWDSSRGCVDIRAPGGIDVDPTGNQESMEHDDCQDGATGSQSGTGDSTYVLLSPGPSPETPSPPSDAHPRPQSSTLGAHTQGVRRDLPPASASRSVPIPLLLACVAAAFALGASVSGLLVSCACRRAHRRRSKDIESAGIPRPLSLRSLARLHGAGPEPPPPSKDGEGAQTPQLYTTFLPPPEGVPPPELACLPTPESTPELPVKHLRHAGGPWEWNQNGNNAKEGRSRARGGNAAGGPAPRVLVKPPPPGCPGQAVEVTTLEELLRYLHGPQAPRKEAEPPVAAPFTSRPLPPEPAPTLFAGPSLLPRDCAPPRRLDVPPEGKCPAPAARPALSAPAPRLGVGGSRKLPFSSHRAPPALLTRVPSGGPSRYSGGAGRHLLYLGRPEGHRGRALKRVEGREAPGAPEASLCRALLAGGRP; translated from the exons ATGCCCCGCGCCCCCCACTTCATGCCCTTGCTGCTACTACTCTTGCTGCTCTCAATTCCACACACACAGGCTGCATTTCCCCAGGACCCTCTCCCTCTACTGACCTCTGACCTGCATG GTATTTCTCCATTATCCTGGTTCCGGGGCCTGGAGGATGATGCTGTGGTTGCAGAACTTGGGCTGGACTTTCAGAGATTCCTGACCCTGAACCGGACCTTGTTAGTGGCTGCCAG GGATCACGTTTTCTCCTTTGATCTTCAAGCCCAAGAAGAAGGGGAGGGGCTCGTGCCCAACAAG TATCTAACATGGaggagccaagacatggagaacTGTGCCGTGCGGGGCAAGCTGACG GACGAGTGCTACAACTACATTCGCGTTCTCGTGCCCTGGGACTCCCAGACGCTCCTTGCCTGTGGAACGAACTCATTCAGCCCTGTGTGCCGCAGCTATGGG ATAACTTCGCTGCAGCAGGAGGGTGAGGAGCTGAGTGGGCAAGCTCGATGCCCCTTTGATGCCACCCAGTCCAACGTGGCCGTGTTTGCAG AGGGCAGCCTGTACTCAGCCACAGCTGCAGACTTCCAGGCCAGTGATGCTGTGGTTTACCGAAGCCTTGGGCCTCAGCCCGCGCTCCGCTCCGCCAAGTACGACTCCAAGTGGCTCCGAG AGCCACACTTTGTCCACGCTTTGGAGCATGGAGACCATGTCTACTTCTTCTTCCGAGAAGTCTCTGTGGAGGATGCCCGGCTGGGGAGG GTACAGTTCTCCCGTGTGGCCCGTGTGTGTAAGCGCGACGTGGGTGGCTCACCTAGGGCCTTGGACCGCCACTGGACATCCTTCCTGAAGCTGCGGCTCAACTGCTCTGTCCCTGGAGACTCGACCTTCTATTTTGATGTCTTACAGGCCTTGACAGGGCCTGTGAACTTGTATGGTCGCTCTGCTCTCTTTGGGGTCTTCACCACCCAGACCAATAG CATTCCTGGCTCTGCGGTCTGCGCCTTCTACCTGGATGATATCGAGCGTGGGTTTGAGGGCAAGTTCAAGGAGCAGAGGAGTCTGGATGGGGCCTGGACCCCTGTGTCTGAGGACAGGGTCCCCTCCCCCAG GCCCGGATCCTGTGCAGGAGTAGGTGTGGCTGCATTGTTCCCCTCTTCCCGAGATCTCCCTGATGATGTCCTGACCTTCATCAAGGCTCACCCACTCCTGGACCCTGCCGTGCCACCTGCCACCCATCAGCCTCTGCTCACCCTCACCAGCAG GGCCCTACTGACCCAGGTGGCTGTGGATGGCATGGCTGGTCCCTACAGTAACACCACAGTCCTGTTCCTTGGCTCCAATGATGGGACAGTGCTGAAGGTGCTGCCCCCAGGGGGGCAATCTGGGGGCTCTGAGCCCATTCTGTTGGAAGAGATCGATGCCTACAGCCCCTCCCG GTGCAGCGGGAAGCGGGCAGCCCAAACAGCACGGCGGGTCATAGGGCTGGAGCTGGACACTGAAGGTCACAGGCTCTTTGTGGCTTTTTCTGGCTGCATCATCTACCTCCCTCTTAGTCGGTGTGCCAGGCATGGGGCCTGTCGGAG GAGCTGTCTGGCTTCTCAGGACCCATACTGTGGATGGGACAGCTCCAGAGGCTGCGTGGATATCAGGGCACCTGGTGG GATTGATGTGGATCCAACCGGTAACCAGGAATCCATGGAACATGATGACTGCCAAG ATGGAGCTACTGGGAGTCAGTCTGGTACAGGGGATTCCACTTATG TGCTTCTGAGTCCTGGCCCTTCCCCTGAGACCCCCAGCCCCCCCAGTGATGCCCACCCCCGGCCCCAGTCTTCCACTCTTGGAGCTCACACTCAGG GCGTGCGCCGGGACCTCcctccagcctcagcctcccGCTCagtccccatcccactcctcctgGCCTGTGTGGCCGCGGCCTTCGCTCTGGGCGCCTCGGTCTCTGGCCTCCTGGTCTCCTGCGCCTGTCGCCGAGCGCACCGACGGCGGAGCAAGGATATCGAGTCTGCAGGGATCCCACGTCCTCTCTCCCTTCGCAGCTTGGCCCGGCTGCATGGGGCGGGCCCAGAGCCGCCGCCGCCTTCCAAGGACGGAGAGGGGGCCCAGACGCCGCAGCTCTACACCACCTTCCTGCCTCCCCCCGAGGGCGTACCCCCGCCGGAGCTGGCTTGCCTGCCTACCCCGGAGTCCACGCCAGAGCTGCCGGTCAAGCACCTCCGCCATGCTGGAGGTCCCTGGGAGTGGAACCAGAACGGGAATAATGCCAAGGAGGGCCGGAGCCGCGCCCGGGGCGGGAACGCGGCGGGTGGCCCCGCGCCGCGCGTGCTGGTGAAGCCGCCGCCGCCTGGCTGTCCCGGGCAGGCCGTGGAAGTCACCACCCTGGAGGAACTACTGCGCTACCTGCACGGCCCGCAGGCGCCCAGGAAGGAGGCCGAGCCCCCGGTCGCCGCCCCTTTCACCTCGCGGCCGCTGCCGCCCgagcccgcccccaccctctTTGCCGGCCCCAGCCTGCTGCCCCGGGACTGTGCCCCGCCTCGGAGACTGGACGTGCCCCCGGAGGGCAAGTGCCCGGCCCCCGCCGCCCGGCCTGCGCTCTCAGCCCCAGCTCCCCGGCTCGGGGTGGGCGGCAGCCGGAAGTTGCCCTTCTCCTCGCACCGTGCACCCCCTGCGCTGCTCACCCGAGTCCCCTCGGGAGGCCCCTCCAGGTACTCGGGGGGTGCCGGGAGACACCTCCTGTACCTGGGTCGGCCTGAGGGGCACCGGGGCCGCGCCCTCAAGAGGGTGGAAGGTCGAGAAGCCCCAGGGGCCCCTGAAGCCTCCCTTTGTCGGGCCCTCCTTGCAGGCGGCCGTCCCTGA
- the SEMA6C gene encoding semaphorin-6C isoform X4: MPPSPTWPCLQRAACTQPQLQTSRPVMLWFTEALGLSPRSAPPKPHFVHALEHGDHVYFFFREVSVEDARLGRVQFSRVARVCKRDVGGSPRALDRHWTSFLKLRLNCSVPGDSTFYFDVLQALTGPVNLYGRSALFGVFTTQTNSIPGSAVCAFYLDDIERGFEGKFKEQRSLDGAWTPVSEDRVPSPRPGSCAGVGVAALFPSSRDLPDDVLTFIKAHPLLDPAVPPATHQPLLTLTSRALLTQVAVDGMAGPYSNTTVLFLGSNDGTVLKVLPPGGQSGGSEPILLEEIDAYSPSRCSGKRAAQTARRVIGLELDTEGHRLFVAFSGCIIYLPLSRCARHGACRRSCLASQDPYCGWDSSRGCVDIRAPGGIDVDPTGNQESMEHDDCQDGATGSQSGTGDSTYVLLSPGPSPETPSPPSDAHPRPQSSTLGAHTQGVRRDLPPASASRSVPIPLLLACVAAAFALGASVSGLLVSCACRRAHRRRSKDIESAGIPRPLSLRSLARLHGAGPEPPPPSKDGEGAQTPQLYTTFLPPPEGVPPPELACLPTPESTPELPVKHLRHAGGPWEWNQNGNNAKEGRSRARGGNAAGGPAPRVLVKPPPPGCPGQAVEVTTLEELLRYLHGPQAPRKEAEPPVAAPFTSRPLPPEPAPTLFAGPSLLPRDCAPPRRLDVPPEGKCPAPAARPALSAPAPRLGVGGSRKLPFSSHRAPPALLTRVPSGGPSRYSGGAGRHLLYLGRPEGHRGRALKRVEGREAPGAPEASLCRALLAGGRP, translated from the exons ATGCCACCCAGTCCAACGTGGCCGTGTTTGCAG AGGGCAGCCTGTACTCAGCCACAGCTGCAGACTTCCAGGCCAGTGATGCTGTGGTTTACCGAAGCCTTGGGCCTCAGCCCGCGCTCCGCTCCGCCAA AGCCACACTTTGTCCACGCTTTGGAGCATGGAGACCATGTCTACTTCTTCTTCCGAGAAGTCTCTGTGGAGGATGCCCGGCTGGGGAGG GTACAGTTCTCCCGTGTGGCCCGTGTGTGTAAGCGCGACGTGGGTGGCTCACCTAGGGCCTTGGACCGCCACTGGACATCCTTCCTGAAGCTGCGGCTCAACTGCTCTGTCCCTGGAGACTCGACCTTCTATTTTGATGTCTTACAGGCCTTGACAGGGCCTGTGAACTTGTATGGTCGCTCTGCTCTCTTTGGGGTCTTCACCACCCAGACCAATAG CATTCCTGGCTCTGCGGTCTGCGCCTTCTACCTGGATGATATCGAGCGTGGGTTTGAGGGCAAGTTCAAGGAGCAGAGGAGTCTGGATGGGGCCTGGACCCCTGTGTCTGAGGACAGGGTCCCCTCCCCCAG GCCCGGATCCTGTGCAGGAGTAGGTGTGGCTGCATTGTTCCCCTCTTCCCGAGATCTCCCTGATGATGTCCTGACCTTCATCAAGGCTCACCCACTCCTGGACCCTGCCGTGCCACCTGCCACCCATCAGCCTCTGCTCACCCTCACCAGCAG GGCCCTACTGACCCAGGTGGCTGTGGATGGCATGGCTGGTCCCTACAGTAACACCACAGTCCTGTTCCTTGGCTCCAATGATGGGACAGTGCTGAAGGTGCTGCCCCCAGGGGGGCAATCTGGGGGCTCTGAGCCCATTCTGTTGGAAGAGATCGATGCCTACAGCCCCTCCCG GTGCAGCGGGAAGCGGGCAGCCCAAACAGCACGGCGGGTCATAGGGCTGGAGCTGGACACTGAAGGTCACAGGCTCTTTGTGGCTTTTTCTGGCTGCATCATCTACCTCCCTCTTAGTCGGTGTGCCAGGCATGGGGCCTGTCGGAG GAGCTGTCTGGCTTCTCAGGACCCATACTGTGGATGGGACAGCTCCAGAGGCTGCGTGGATATCAGGGCACCTGGTGG GATTGATGTGGATCCAACCGGTAACCAGGAATCCATGGAACATGATGACTGCCAAG ATGGAGCTACTGGGAGTCAGTCTGGTACAGGGGATTCCACTTATG TGCTTCTGAGTCCTGGCCCTTCCCCTGAGACCCCCAGCCCCCCCAGTGATGCCCACCCCCGGCCCCAGTCTTCCACTCTTGGAGCTCACACTCAGG GCGTGCGCCGGGACCTCcctccagcctcagcctcccGCTCagtccccatcccactcctcctgGCCTGTGTGGCCGCGGCCTTCGCTCTGGGCGCCTCGGTCTCTGGCCTCCTGGTCTCCTGCGCCTGTCGCCGAGCGCACCGACGGCGGAGCAAGGATATCGAGTCTGCAGGGATCCCACGTCCTCTCTCCCTTCGCAGCTTGGCCCGGCTGCATGGGGCGGGCCCAGAGCCGCCGCCGCCTTCCAAGGACGGAGAGGGGGCCCAGACGCCGCAGCTCTACACCACCTTCCTGCCTCCCCCCGAGGGCGTACCCCCGCCGGAGCTGGCTTGCCTGCCTACCCCGGAGTCCACGCCAGAGCTGCCGGTCAAGCACCTCCGCCATGCTGGAGGTCCCTGGGAGTGGAACCAGAACGGGAATAATGCCAAGGAGGGCCGGAGCCGCGCCCGGGGCGGGAACGCGGCGGGTGGCCCCGCGCCGCGCGTGCTGGTGAAGCCGCCGCCGCCTGGCTGTCCCGGGCAGGCCGTGGAAGTCACCACCCTGGAGGAACTACTGCGCTACCTGCACGGCCCGCAGGCGCCCAGGAAGGAGGCCGAGCCCCCGGTCGCCGCCCCTTTCACCTCGCGGCCGCTGCCGCCCgagcccgcccccaccctctTTGCCGGCCCCAGCCTGCTGCCCCGGGACTGTGCCCCGCCTCGGAGACTGGACGTGCCCCCGGAGGGCAAGTGCCCGGCCCCCGCCGCCCGGCCTGCGCTCTCAGCCCCAGCTCCCCGGCTCGGGGTGGGCGGCAGCCGGAAGTTGCCCTTCTCCTCGCACCGTGCACCCCCTGCGCTGCTCACCCGAGTCCCCTCGGGAGGCCCCTCCAGGTACTCGGGGGGTGCCGGGAGACACCTCCTGTACCTGGGTCGGCCTGAGGGGCACCGGGGCCGCGCCCTCAAGAGGGTGGAAGGTCGAGAAGCCCCAGGGGCCCCTGAAGCCTCCCTTTGTCGGGCCCTCCTTGCAGGCGGCCGTCCCTGA
- the SEMA6C gene encoding semaphorin-6C isoform X3 — MPRAPHFMPLLLLLLLLSIPHTQAAFPQDPLPLLTSDLHGISPLSWFRGLEDDAVVAELGLDFQRFLTLNRTLLVAARDHVFSFDLQAQEEGEGLVPNKYLTWRSQDMENCAVRGKLTDECYNYIRVLVPWDSQTLLACGTNSFSPVCRSYGITSLQQEGEELSGQARCPFDATQSNVAVFAEGSLYSATAADFQASDAVVYRSLGPQPALRSAKYDSKWLREPHFVHALEHGDHVYFFFREVSVEDARLGRVQFSRVARVCKRDVGGSPRALDRHWTSFLKLRLNCSVPGDSTFYFDVLQALTGPVNLYGRSALFGVFTTQTNSIPGSAVCAFYLDDIERGFEGKFKEQRSLDGAWTPVSEDRVPSPRPGSCAGVGVAALFPSSRDLPDDVLTFIKAHPLLDPAVPPATHQPLLTLTSRALLTQVAVDGMAGPYSNTTVLFLGSNDGTVLKVLPPGGQSGGSEPILLEEIDAYSPSRSCLASQDPYCGWDSSRGCVDIRAPGGIDVDPTGNQESMEHDDCQDGATGSQSGTGDSTYVLLSPGPSPETPSPPSDAHPRPQSSTLGAHTQGVRRDLPPASASRSVPIPLLLACVAAAFALGASVSGLLVSCACRRAHRRRSKDIESAGIPRPLSLRSLARLHGAGPEPPPPSKDGEGAQTPQLYTTFLPPPEGVPPPELACLPTPESTPELPVKHLRHAGGPWEWNQNGNNAKEGRSRARGGNAAGGPAPRVLVKPPPPGCPGQAVEVTTLEELLRYLHGPQAPRKEAEPPVAAPFTSRPLPPEPAPTLFAGPSLLPRDCAPPRRLDVPPEGKCPAPAARPALSAPAPRLGVGGSRKLPFSSHRAPPALLTRVPSGGPSRYSGGAGRHLLYLGRPEGHRGRALKRVEGREAPGAPEASLCRALLAGGRP; from the exons ATGCCCCGCGCCCCCCACTTCATGCCCTTGCTGCTACTACTCTTGCTGCTCTCAATTCCACACACACAGGCTGCATTTCCCCAGGACCCTCTCCCTCTACTGACCTCTGACCTGCATG GTATTTCTCCATTATCCTGGTTCCGGGGCCTGGAGGATGATGCTGTGGTTGCAGAACTTGGGCTGGACTTTCAGAGATTCCTGACCCTGAACCGGACCTTGTTAGTGGCTGCCAG GGATCACGTTTTCTCCTTTGATCTTCAAGCCCAAGAAGAAGGGGAGGGGCTCGTGCCCAACAAG TATCTAACATGGaggagccaagacatggagaacTGTGCCGTGCGGGGCAAGCTGACG GACGAGTGCTACAACTACATTCGCGTTCTCGTGCCCTGGGACTCCCAGACGCTCCTTGCCTGTGGAACGAACTCATTCAGCCCTGTGTGCCGCAGCTATGGG ATAACTTCGCTGCAGCAGGAGGGTGAGGAGCTGAGTGGGCAAGCTCGATGCCCCTTTGATGCCACCCAGTCCAACGTGGCCGTGTTTGCAG AGGGCAGCCTGTACTCAGCCACAGCTGCAGACTTCCAGGCCAGTGATGCTGTGGTTTACCGAAGCCTTGGGCCTCAGCCCGCGCTCCGCTCCGCCAAGTACGACTCCAAGTGGCTCCGAG AGCCACACTTTGTCCACGCTTTGGAGCATGGAGACCATGTCTACTTCTTCTTCCGAGAAGTCTCTGTGGAGGATGCCCGGCTGGGGAGG GTACAGTTCTCCCGTGTGGCCCGTGTGTGTAAGCGCGACGTGGGTGGCTCACCTAGGGCCTTGGACCGCCACTGGACATCCTTCCTGAAGCTGCGGCTCAACTGCTCTGTCCCTGGAGACTCGACCTTCTATTTTGATGTCTTACAGGCCTTGACAGGGCCTGTGAACTTGTATGGTCGCTCTGCTCTCTTTGGGGTCTTCACCACCCAGACCAATAG CATTCCTGGCTCTGCGGTCTGCGCCTTCTACCTGGATGATATCGAGCGTGGGTTTGAGGGCAAGTTCAAGGAGCAGAGGAGTCTGGATGGGGCCTGGACCCCTGTGTCTGAGGACAGGGTCCCCTCCCCCAG GCCCGGATCCTGTGCAGGAGTAGGTGTGGCTGCATTGTTCCCCTCTTCCCGAGATCTCCCTGATGATGTCCTGACCTTCATCAAGGCTCACCCACTCCTGGACCCTGCCGTGCCACCTGCCACCCATCAGCCTCTGCTCACCCTCACCAGCAG GGCCCTACTGACCCAGGTGGCTGTGGATGGCATGGCTGGTCCCTACAGTAACACCACAGTCCTGTTCCTTGGCTCCAATGATGGGACAGTGCTGAAGGTGCTGCCCCCAGGGGGGCAATCTGGGGGCTCTGAGCCCATTCTGTTGGAAGAGATCGATGCCTACAGCCCCTCCCG GAGCTGTCTGGCTTCTCAGGACCCATACTGTGGATGGGACAGCTCCAGAGGCTGCGTGGATATCAGGGCACCTGGTGG GATTGATGTGGATCCAACCGGTAACCAGGAATCCATGGAACATGATGACTGCCAAG ATGGAGCTACTGGGAGTCAGTCTGGTACAGGGGATTCCACTTATG TGCTTCTGAGTCCTGGCCCTTCCCCTGAGACCCCCAGCCCCCCCAGTGATGCCCACCCCCGGCCCCAGTCTTCCACTCTTGGAGCTCACACTCAGG GCGTGCGCCGGGACCTCcctccagcctcagcctcccGCTCagtccccatcccactcctcctgGCCTGTGTGGCCGCGGCCTTCGCTCTGGGCGCCTCGGTCTCTGGCCTCCTGGTCTCCTGCGCCTGTCGCCGAGCGCACCGACGGCGGAGCAAGGATATCGAGTCTGCAGGGATCCCACGTCCTCTCTCCCTTCGCAGCTTGGCCCGGCTGCATGGGGCGGGCCCAGAGCCGCCGCCGCCTTCCAAGGACGGAGAGGGGGCCCAGACGCCGCAGCTCTACACCACCTTCCTGCCTCCCCCCGAGGGCGTACCCCCGCCGGAGCTGGCTTGCCTGCCTACCCCGGAGTCCACGCCAGAGCTGCCGGTCAAGCACCTCCGCCATGCTGGAGGTCCCTGGGAGTGGAACCAGAACGGGAATAATGCCAAGGAGGGCCGGAGCCGCGCCCGGGGCGGGAACGCGGCGGGTGGCCCCGCGCCGCGCGTGCTGGTGAAGCCGCCGCCGCCTGGCTGTCCCGGGCAGGCCGTGGAAGTCACCACCCTGGAGGAACTACTGCGCTACCTGCACGGCCCGCAGGCGCCCAGGAAGGAGGCCGAGCCCCCGGTCGCCGCCCCTTTCACCTCGCGGCCGCTGCCGCCCgagcccgcccccaccctctTTGCCGGCCCCAGCCTGCTGCCCCGGGACTGTGCCCCGCCTCGGAGACTGGACGTGCCCCCGGAGGGCAAGTGCCCGGCCCCCGCCGCCCGGCCTGCGCTCTCAGCCCCAGCTCCCCGGCTCGGGGTGGGCGGCAGCCGGAAGTTGCCCTTCTCCTCGCACCGTGCACCCCCTGCGCTGCTCACCCGAGTCCCCTCGGGAGGCCCCTCCAGGTACTCGGGGGGTGCCGGGAGACACCTCCTGTACCTGGGTCGGCCTGAGGGGCACCGGGGCCGCGCCCTCAAGAGGGTGGAAGGTCGAGAAGCCCCAGGGGCCCCTGAAGCCTCCCTTTGTCGGGCCCTCCTTGCAGGCGGCCGTCCCTGA
- the SEMA6C gene encoding semaphorin-6C isoform X2, with the protein MPRAPHFMPLLLLLLLLSIPHTQAAFPQDPLPLLTSDLHGISPLSWFRGLEDDAVVAELGLDFQRFLTLNRTLLVAARDHVFSFDLQAQEEGEGLVPNKYLTWRSQDMENCAVRGKLTDECYNYIRVLVPWDSQTLLACGTNSFSPVCRSYGITSLQQEGEELSGQARCPFDATQSNVAVFAEGSLYSATAADFQASDAVVYRSLGPQPALRSAKYDSKWLREPHFVHALEHGDHVYFFFREVSVEDARLGRVQFSRVARVCKRDVGGSPRALDRHWTSFLKLRLNCSVPGDSTFYFDVLQALTGPVNLYGRSALFGVFTTQTNSIPGSAVCAFYLDDIERGFEGKFKEQRSLDGAWTPVSEDRVPSPRPGSCAGVGVAALFPSSRDLPDDVLTFIKAHPLLDPAVPPATHQPLLTLTSRALLTQVAVDGMAGPYSNTTVLFLGSNDGTVLKVLPPGGQSGGSEPILLEEIDAYSPSRCSGKRAAQTARRVIGLELDTEGHRLFVAFSGCIIYLPLSRCARHGACRRSCLASQDPYCGWDSSRGCVDIRAPGGIDVDPTGNQESMEHDDCQDGATGSQSGTGDSTYGVRRDLPPASASRSVPIPLLLACVAAAFALGASVSGLLVSCACRRAHRRRSKDIESAGIPRPLSLRSLARLHGAGPEPPPPSKDGEGAQTPQLYTTFLPPPEGVPPPELACLPTPESTPELPVKHLRHAGGPWEWNQNGNNAKEGRSRARGGNAAGGPAPRVLVKPPPPGCPGQAVEVTTLEELLRYLHGPQAPRKEAEPPVAAPFTSRPLPPEPAPTLFAGPSLLPRDCAPPRRLDVPPEGKCPAPAARPALSAPAPRLGVGGSRKLPFSSHRAPPALLTRVPSGGPSRYSGGAGRHLLYLGRPEGHRGRALKRVEGREAPGAPEASLCRALLAGGRP; encoded by the exons ATGCCCCGCGCCCCCCACTTCATGCCCTTGCTGCTACTACTCTTGCTGCTCTCAATTCCACACACACAGGCTGCATTTCCCCAGGACCCTCTCCCTCTACTGACCTCTGACCTGCATG GTATTTCTCCATTATCCTGGTTCCGGGGCCTGGAGGATGATGCTGTGGTTGCAGAACTTGGGCTGGACTTTCAGAGATTCCTGACCCTGAACCGGACCTTGTTAGTGGCTGCCAG GGATCACGTTTTCTCCTTTGATCTTCAAGCCCAAGAAGAAGGGGAGGGGCTCGTGCCCAACAAG TATCTAACATGGaggagccaagacatggagaacTGTGCCGTGCGGGGCAAGCTGACG GACGAGTGCTACAACTACATTCGCGTTCTCGTGCCCTGGGACTCCCAGACGCTCCTTGCCTGTGGAACGAACTCATTCAGCCCTGTGTGCCGCAGCTATGGG ATAACTTCGCTGCAGCAGGAGGGTGAGGAGCTGAGTGGGCAAGCTCGATGCCCCTTTGATGCCACCCAGTCCAACGTGGCCGTGTTTGCAG AGGGCAGCCTGTACTCAGCCACAGCTGCAGACTTCCAGGCCAGTGATGCTGTGGTTTACCGAAGCCTTGGGCCTCAGCCCGCGCTCCGCTCCGCCAAGTACGACTCCAAGTGGCTCCGAG AGCCACACTTTGTCCACGCTTTGGAGCATGGAGACCATGTCTACTTCTTCTTCCGAGAAGTCTCTGTGGAGGATGCCCGGCTGGGGAGG GTACAGTTCTCCCGTGTGGCCCGTGTGTGTAAGCGCGACGTGGGTGGCTCACCTAGGGCCTTGGACCGCCACTGGACATCCTTCCTGAAGCTGCGGCTCAACTGCTCTGTCCCTGGAGACTCGACCTTCTATTTTGATGTCTTACAGGCCTTGACAGGGCCTGTGAACTTGTATGGTCGCTCTGCTCTCTTTGGGGTCTTCACCACCCAGACCAATAG CATTCCTGGCTCTGCGGTCTGCGCCTTCTACCTGGATGATATCGAGCGTGGGTTTGAGGGCAAGTTCAAGGAGCAGAGGAGTCTGGATGGGGCCTGGACCCCTGTGTCTGAGGACAGGGTCCCCTCCCCCAG GCCCGGATCCTGTGCAGGAGTAGGTGTGGCTGCATTGTTCCCCTCTTCCCGAGATCTCCCTGATGATGTCCTGACCTTCATCAAGGCTCACCCACTCCTGGACCCTGCCGTGCCACCTGCCACCCATCAGCCTCTGCTCACCCTCACCAGCAG GGCCCTACTGACCCAGGTGGCTGTGGATGGCATGGCTGGTCCCTACAGTAACACCACAGTCCTGTTCCTTGGCTCCAATGATGGGACAGTGCTGAAGGTGCTGCCCCCAGGGGGGCAATCTGGGGGCTCTGAGCCCATTCTGTTGGAAGAGATCGATGCCTACAGCCCCTCCCG GTGCAGCGGGAAGCGGGCAGCCCAAACAGCACGGCGGGTCATAGGGCTGGAGCTGGACACTGAAGGTCACAGGCTCTTTGTGGCTTTTTCTGGCTGCATCATCTACCTCCCTCTTAGTCGGTGTGCCAGGCATGGGGCCTGTCGGAG GAGCTGTCTGGCTTCTCAGGACCCATACTGTGGATGGGACAGCTCCAGAGGCTGCGTGGATATCAGGGCACCTGGTGG GATTGATGTGGATCCAACCGGTAACCAGGAATCCATGGAACATGATGACTGCCAAG ATGGAGCTACTGGGAGTCAGTCTGGTACAGGGGATTCCACTTATG GCGTGCGCCGGGACCTCcctccagcctcagcctcccGCTCagtccccatcccactcctcctgGCCTGTGTGGCCGCGGCCTTCGCTCTGGGCGCCTCGGTCTCTGGCCTCCTGGTCTCCTGCGCCTGTCGCCGAGCGCACCGACGGCGGAGCAAGGATATCGAGTCTGCAGGGATCCCACGTCCTCTCTCCCTTCGCAGCTTGGCCCGGCTGCATGGGGCGGGCCCAGAGCCGCCGCCGCCTTCCAAGGACGGAGAGGGGGCCCAGACGCCGCAGCTCTACACCACCTTCCTGCCTCCCCCCGAGGGCGTACCCCCGCCGGAGCTGGCTTGCCTGCCTACCCCGGAGTCCACGCCAGAGCTGCCGGTCAAGCACCTCCGCCATGCTGGAGGTCCCTGGGAGTGGAACCAGAACGGGAATAATGCCAAGGAGGGCCGGAGCCGCGCCCGGGGCGGGAACGCGGCGGGTGGCCCCGCGCCGCGCGTGCTGGTGAAGCCGCCGCCGCCTGGCTGTCCCGGGCAGGCCGTGGAAGTCACCACCCTGGAGGAACTACTGCGCTACCTGCACGGCCCGCAGGCGCCCAGGAAGGAGGCCGAGCCCCCGGTCGCCGCCCCTTTCACCTCGCGGCCGCTGCCGCCCgagcccgcccccaccctctTTGCCGGCCCCAGCCTGCTGCCCCGGGACTGTGCCCCGCCTCGGAGACTGGACGTGCCCCCGGAGGGCAAGTGCCCGGCCCCCGCCGCCCGGCCTGCGCTCTCAGCCCCAGCTCCCCGGCTCGGGGTGGGCGGCAGCCGGAAGTTGCCCTTCTCCTCGCACCGTGCACCCCCTGCGCTGCTCACCCGAGTCCCCTCGGGAGGCCCCTCCAGGTACTCGGGGGGTGCCGGGAGACACCTCCTGTACCTGGGTCGGCCTGAGGGGCACCGGGGCCGCGCCCTCAAGAGGGTGGAAGGTCGAGAAGCCCCAGGGGCCCCTGAAGCCTCCCTTTGTCGGGCCCTCCTTGCAGGCGGCCGTCCCTGA